One genomic region from Leptolyngbyaceae cyanobacterium JSC-12 encodes:
- a CDS encoding hypothetical protein (IMG reference gene:2510095407), which translates to MAFTFELLGVSPVLEFFTYQQKSSQRQLNTGVEYLASHKCTLDAFIESVETVSPKRGWELDQAVDTVVKFWLNNVETVQHWKQRLNDAGKENLLIARLADFRALQMEFERLID; encoded by the coding sequence CTCCAGTGCTTGAGTTTTTCACCTATCAGCAAAAGTCTTCTCAGCGTCAACTTAACACCGGGGTTGAATATTTAGCCTCTCATAAATGTACCCTGGATGCGTTTATTGAATCGGTTGAAACGGTGTCACCCAAACGAGGATGGGAACTTGATCAAGCAGTGGATACGGTCGTTAAGTTCTGGCTAAACAACGTAGAAACGGTTCAACATTGGAAGCAGAGACTCAACGATGCAGGCAAAGAAAATTTATTGATTGCTCGGTTGGCTGATTTTCGAGCATTGCAGATGGAATTTGAGCGATTGATTGATTAA
- a CDS encoding hypothetical protein (IMG reference gene:2510095409), which translates to MSAAKSPKPGDLRSGDYRIQRCFTCQPSHRQKLPQHAIEEAFKLLNAQVS; encoded by the coding sequence ATGAGTGCTGCAAAATCACCGAAACCAGGAGATTTGCGTTCAGGCGATTATCGCATTCAACGATGCTTCACATGTCAGCCATCCCATCGACAAAAGCTTCCTCAGCACGCTATTGAGGAAGCCTTTAAACTATTGAATGCTCAAGTTAGCTGA
- a CDS encoding hypothetical protein (IMG reference gene:2510095408): MTIMKRALATVLSGVVLSTLIATGAIAEQKPSTQNRTINEPTTVDLERAYLDKFGS, from the coding sequence ATGACTATTATGAAACGTGCCCTTGCTACTGTTCTGTCTGGTGTTGTTCTTTCTACCTTGATTGCGACGGGTGCGATCGCCGAACAAAAACCTTCTACCCAAAATAGAACTATCAATGAACCAACAACGGTTGATCTAGAAAGAGCTTACCTTGACAAGTTTGGTTCCTGA
- a CDS encoding hypothetical protein (IMG reference gene:2510095410), which yields MCYLSRLITVLGLLSANVVAFASPAIALPDSRISMAPLSRIQRFPDTRSNQLFHSLTPSASEDFFKQGQLKLEQEIRLLGKQPKLAAEDLLKVVLDADQLQDAIPSTESKDIPGQILPY from the coding sequence ATGTGTTACCTGTCTCGACTCATCACTGTTTTAGGACTCCTTAGTGCTAATGTTGTAGCTTTTGCAAGCCCTGCGATCGCTCTTCCAGACAGCCGTATTAGTATGGCACCTCTTTCTCGTATCCAGCGGTTTCCTGACACCCGCTCAAATCAGCTATTTCATAGTTTGACTCCGTCCGCTTCAGAAGATTTCTTCAAACAAGGGCAACTCAAACTAGAACAAGAAATACGGCTTTTGGGTAAACAGCCTAAATTAGCCGCAGAAGATTTGTTGAAGGTTGTCCTAGATGCGGACCAACTGCAAGATGCCATCCCATCAACGGAGTCGAAGGATATTCCTGGGCAAATCTTACCTTACTAG